TACCGTAAAGCTAAACAAGCTTTTTTGGGCAAAAACTTAACATCATTAACAAATCTCCCTATATTTTCCCTGTAATCGTATTCAGTTCCACATAAAAGGTATTTGTGCGCTAAAAGAGATCCTTCAAGACTGAATAATAATTGTTCTTTAAATTCGGTGCCAATAGGGTGATGCACTTCTAGATTAAAAAACGCTTCAAGAATTCTAATGAACCCTTGTAGTGCCACTTTATTAGGTAGTTGTATATAAGCATTATCAGACATATTTTTTTCATATTTAATCAAATACTCATAATCTTTGTTATTAGATTCCTTCTCTAAGCTATAGATAAAAAATAGTTGTTCATAAAGCCCTGAAATAGAATCCGTGCATTCCTCTAGGTTTAGCACCTCAAAAACATTCGTTTTTATACAGTCTTTAATAGTGTTATCGTTAATGTAAATAACTTTTTTTCTTTCTTCGTATCTAAGCAATTTTTTAGCTCCTTACGTATTTTGTTTTCTGATAAGCTTTACTTCATGGCCAGATACAATAATCTAGGTATTATATCCATTCTACATTAACCATTTAATTCCTCTATACCTATTTAAATATCTTCAAACCTTATTAAACTGTTGTCCTTGTATCAATATGAGCTCTTTTTCCTCGTCCAAGCCATAATGTTAGCAGTTACATAGGCCACATATATTGGCTTCAGAATACTTATTATTGATGTTTACTAAATGAAGTTAAGTGGTGAACTCCTTTTAAATAGCTGTGCGTATTTTATATAACCTTCATAAAAAAAGTAAAAAAATAAGCCCCACCCAGCGGCTGATAATTTATTATCAGTCAACTAGGTGGGGTTTTTTTATGATTCGTCCTTTACAGAATAGTACCTTTGTTCTTTTTGTTTCCACTTAGGTAAGGTCCTTTTTAGCCTTCCATCTTCAAGAAGTGAGTTGAGGATTGTTGCTCTGAACTTTGTTTTAGATATACAGATATAGCTGTTCATAAAGTCTACCATTTCTAAAAAACTTTTCTGTTCCTCACAATATTTCAGGAGGGCTCTTACCTCTGGCCCATGCAAAAATTCTTGTCGCTTAGCCTCTCGCTTTGCAGCCCTTTTTTCAGCTCTTGATTTTTTATAATCTTCATATTTAAAATCTATTGTCCACTCCACCCCAAATTTTAACTTATATATAATTCTACCGTCAGTTAAAATTTTTCCGCTTTCGATTATTCTAGTAAAGATTTCTCCAGGAAAATTAGTTATTTCATTTTTAGTTTTCCTAATTAACCACCTTAAGTCTGCTTTTAGGCTGTTAACCTTTAGTTTTCTATTTTCCAACTCTTTTATTTTATTTTGTATATCCACTATTTTCTCGGTTAGCTTTGCTACTTTCTCAGAATCCTGGCCATCTTTATTCAACTCACCATCAACCGCTTCATACAGTTGCTGGTTTAAGACTTCTATCTCTTTTCTATACTCATCTTCCAAACGCAAGTCTTCATCACTTAATTCCTCTTTTGCAATAACTTTTTCCAGCTCATCTTTTAAGGTTTTACTGCCTTTAAAATAGTTAAGCATCTTTTTAAAGTGAAGTTCAATATACTCTTCCCTAACTGAAAGGGATCTACAGTCAAAAGTAATTTTGCGAGCTGCATAACATCTCCAAATATGAATTTCTGGGTTTCCTTCTGCCTTATATTCAATCCTTCTAGAATGTCCGATTAAAGCGCCACATTCACAATAAAACTTTTTTACAAACGCCTCGTTTTTTATGTTTTCCTTTGGGTATTTTCTTCTTTCTTTATTCTCATAATCGTCTTTTCGCTTTTTTATTATCTCTTGAACTTTGTCCCAAACTTCCCTACTGACAATTCCTTTATGATGATTTTCTATTAGCATTTGGGGTAGTTCTCCTTTGTTTGGCGTAAGCTTTGCTACCCCTTCTTTTGTATCTTGCATATAGTATTTTTGATAAAGGACATCCCCTTTATATACTTCATTTTTTAATATATTTCTTACAACTCCTAGATACCAGTTTCTTTTACCTAGTGGAGTTTTAACCCCTTCATCTGTTAACTCCTTGGCAATTTGGTTAAAGTTTTGTCCTTCAAGAGTCCTTTGATAAATCTTTCTGATTACTTCAGCCTCTTTTTCAATAATGTTCCACGTTCCCTTTTCAAAGCCATAGTAAGGTTCGCTGTTATTTACTATCCCCCGTTCTGCATAACTTTTTTTACCCCATGAAACAGCTTCACCAATATTTGAGCTTTCCTCTTGCGCAATGCTTCCGTATATTGAAAGCATAAGTTCGCTCTCTTGGTCTTTTGTGTTAATGTTTTCTTTCTCAAAATAAATATGAACAGGGTTTGGCAAACTCTTTAGCATTCTTACTATAGATAATGTGTTAATGACATTTCTACTAAATCTAGATATTGATTTTGTAAGAATCAAATCTACCTTTCCAGCCTTACACTCATCAATTAATTTTAAAAGTTCTGTTCGATTATTTAAAGACTTCCCCGAGATCCCCTCGTCTGCGTATATCCCGGCATATTCATAATCTGGGTTCTTTAAAATTAAATAAGTGTAATAAGCTACTTGTGTTTTTAAGCTTATCTGCTGCTCGTTTCTTTCTGTTGATACCCTGCAATATGCAACCGTTCTTTTTTTGCCTTCACTTATATTTTTAAAGGCCCCAGAGTTACTTTTTTCTTTTTCTAACTTGTTCTGTAAGTCACTCATAATAAGCCCACCCTGGCCAGGCTTAATAGTTACCACTTCCCTATTTGGCTTTTGTTTCAAATCATCTCCCCCTTCCTCCTTTTTAATTTCTTCATAAGGGATACTTTGACGTTTGCCTTTTGTACTTGATAAAGATCCTTCTTTAATATCGGGCTTTATAAATTGTGCTTTCCCATAGGAACTGCAATCTCCCATCACTGTTTCGCTACCGTCAATCCACCTTATAATATAATCTTTAGATGAATAGATTTTAATTTCTGTAGCCCAAGCCCTTAAGATCTCTATTGACGCACCGTTAATAAAGTCACTTCTACAGTGAATTTCTTTCAGCCAGTTTATTGCTTCTACCCGATATTTTCTATCGTCTTCAACCTTTGTGATCTTCTCTTCAAAAGTAAGATAGGCTTTTTCCATTTGTTCTATTTCCACAGCTGTTAGGACATCTTCTTTTCTTGCAATTTCAATTTCTGTTAAAAATTTAAGTCTGTGAAATTCAAAATGATCATTTTGATTCACTCTTTTTATAATTTCTTGTAAAACTTTCGGTTCATCTAAGTCGTATTTGTTTTGAATAGCTTTTAACATCATCTCAAATATCAAATTCTCTCTTATTGACTTCCGTTCACATGCACCAACAAAGCTGGGAGCGCATCGCCAATAGTTTACCCCTTTTGTTGGATGCTTGATCAATTTATGACCACAATGCCCACACTGCATTCTCCCCGATAAAGGTGTTTTTCCCTGCCTCTTTTGCACACTAGGGGGTGCCTTAATTTCGTCTAGTCTTTTTTGAGCTAAGGCAAAAGTCTTTTTATCTATAATGGCGGGATGGCTATGTTCGATGAGAACTTTATCTTTCCCCTCTGTTGTAATAGCCCCTGTAAAAAGATTACGAGTGTTTAACCTAGTTATCTTATCACCTGTGTATGTCGGATTTGATAATATGTCTTTAACAGCGCTACCTTTCCATAAATCCCTACCTAGTGAAGTCTTAATCCCTTCACTTATCAATTGTCTAGCTACTGCCTTAAGAGATAAGCCGCTTAAAAACAAATCAAATATTCTTCTTACGCTATCAGCTTCTTGCTCATTTATTTCAAGTGATGATACTCCTTCGCATTTCACAATGTCATAGCCCAAAAGATTAGAATATCTAGGAACTCCTCCCATTAGTTTCTTTTCTATTCCCCATTTTATTGATTGAGAAATCGTTTCTATTTCTTCTTGGGCTAAAGCAGCATGTGAACTAAGAAGAAACTTATTATAATCTATAGAAGTATCGATATTTTCTTTTTCAAAGTATATTCCAACACCTAGCTCTTTTAAGTTTTCTACCATATCTAAAAGCTCTTCAGAATTCCTAGAAAGTCTAGATACGTTCTTAGTAAGAACCATATCAACTCTTCCTTCTTTACAATGTCTAAGCAGTCTTTGAATTCCGCTTCTTTTTAGGTTAGCACCAGAAGAACTTTTATCAAAATATATCCCTACAAACTTCCAATTAGGTCTGTTTTTTATTAGATGGGTATAGCGGCTAACCTGGTTTTCTAAAGAGTTTACCCTCTCCTTTACTCCAGCACTAACACGACAATAGGCAGCTACCTTAACTCCTGGCTTGTCACTTTCTAGTGGGCTTTTTTTTATTTCCTTTATCGGGTTCCATAAGGTTTGAATCCATTTTCCTTTTTCACTGGTATTCAATTTTAAATCTCCCTTCATAAAGCGATATTCAAATTATAATATTAATCGCTCACTTACAGTAAAAAGTCAAGCTCTTATCGCTTATTTGAAGGGAGATGCAGGTTATTTTTTCTTTGTTGCCTCTGCCTCTCGACTAATGCCGCATTTAAACTCAAAACTAACTATTTGGCTGTTATTTAGCACCCCTTTCTCAACTGTCTTTACAAAAATATCGTCCCTAAACTTTGAATCATTGCCTAGGCTATCTAGCATTTTTAGAAGTTCATCTAGTTGTTTTTCCAAAAACAATCTTTCTTCATTATTTTCACTTAGCTGTTCATATTCCGTTTCAAGGATCTCTCGCTCATAGGTCAGATGCTCTAATGTCGCTTGGTAGATTTTATCGTTAGTAGCTGTTTCTTTTTCCGCGATCATACTGGCTCTGTTGTTTAAGGCTTCAAGCTGGTTCTCAAGTTCTTTAAGTCTAGCCTGCTCTTTTTTACTTAAAGCTTTTTGCTCAATTGCTTTTTTCACATCTTCTTTAACCTCGTTTTTGTTTTTCTTCATCTCATAAAGAGTTTTCATAAACCCTTTTTCAAGTTCCTCTTCCCATACATACCTGCAATTACAATCTTTAAAGTCTGGATCCTTATGAGCTGCTACCCGGCATTGCCAGGCTGTAAAACGATACTTCTCTTTATTTTTCGTGGATGTAAGCCTTCGGCGAAGTACTGGCCTGCCACATTCAGCGCAAAATAACTTATTTGAAAATACGCTTTTTCCACTAAAGCATTGCCTATATTTGTTATCCGGATCTGTTCGCATTTTTCTTCTGCGCTTTAGTTCCTGCTGCACTAAGTTCCAGACATCTTCTGAAATAATCGCTGGGTGAGTATTTTTAACAAAATATTGAGGTTCAATATCTTTGTTTACCACTCTCTTTTTGGTTAAAAAATCTATGGTGACAGACTTTTGAGCAAGGCAGTGGCCCATGTACTTTTCTTGGTTTAAAATTTGATATACCGCATAGCTTGTCCAATGTTTGTTTCCCCGTGCTGTTGGCACCCCCTCCTTTGAGAGCCTTTTGGCTATCGTCGGTGTCCCCTTCCCAGCTAAAAACTCTTTATAAATCCTTCTTACCACTTCTGCTTGTTCATCATTTATAACTACGTTTCCTGATTCATCAGTGTCATAACCTAAAAAGTATGTCGTCGGCATGTGAATATCACCTGCCTGGAATTTTTTGGATATCGCCCATTTTGTGTTGGTAGATATGGATCTAGACTCCTCTTGGGCCATCGAGGAAAGAATAGTCAAAAATAGTTCGCCTTTCCCATCTAAGGTATCTATATTTTCTTTTTGAAACCAAACCCCAACCCCTATACTTTTAAGTAGCCTGATAGACTGCAGCGCTAACAAAGTGTTTCTTGCAAATCTGCTTATTGATTTAGTGATGATATAATCAATTTCTTTGTTTTGACATCTTTCCATCATTCTATTAAACGCTACACGTTTTTTTGTTGAGGTCCCTGACAATCCATGGTCTGCAAAAATTTCTACCAGTTCCCAATCAGGATTTTTATCAACGAGTTCTTTAAAATAGTTTACTTGCAAATCATAACTTTTCTCTTGTTCAGCTGAATCTGTTGAAACCCTTACATAGACTCCAATACGTTTTTTGTCCTTGCTTGATTTGTCAGTTATCCTAGACTTTTTTGCTTTTGCTGGTATCATCCGAACTGATGATGTTTTTTTACTCATCTAACATCTAATCCCCCTTTAGTTTAATTTCTGTTTGATTTCCAGTAATCCAGTTTATTTTAAAAAGTGTAGGTGATATTACCTTGACGTTTAACACCCAGGCTCTTAAAAACTCAACATCATCTGATGCCTCTTTTAACCTTTTAAAAGGTCTTTTCATAGCTAATAAGTCTTTTAATGTTTTAAGAGCCTTTTTTCGGTAATTATAGTCCCCTTCTACTAGATCCCACCACCTTTCCTTATCCTCTATTTTTTGCTCTAAACTCTTACGTTTAAATTCAAGTTTTGCTAGTTTATCTTCATTTTCTCCATTAATTAATGCCATGTTTTCTTCAAATAAAATCCGTTGTAAGTCTATTTTTAACTGGTTATACTCAAAATCTGCTGATGGTGTTATTTTTTCAAGTTCCTTTATCAAATCTACTACCTTTTGGTTTACTTTACTTGCGCTTCCTAGTTTATACTTTTTAGTAAAAGCCTCTATTATTGCCTTTTTAATAG
This genomic interval from Proteinivorax tanatarense contains the following:
- a CDS encoding recombinase family protein, giving the protein MNTSEKGKWIQTLWNPIKEIKKSPLESDKPGVKVAAYCRVSAGVKERVNSLENQVSRYTHLIKNRPNWKFVGIYFDKSSSGANLKRSGIQRLLRHCKEGRVDMVLTKNVSRLSRNSEELLDMVENLKELGVGIYFEKENIDTSIDYNKFLLSSHAALAQEEIETISQSIKWGIEKKLMGGVPRYSNLLGYDIVKCEGVSSLEINEQEADSVRRIFDLFLSGLSLKAVARQLISEGIKTSLGRDLWKGSAVKDILSNPTYTGDKITRLNTRNLFTGAITTEGKDKVLIEHSHPAIIDKKTFALAQKRLDEIKAPPSVQKRQGKTPLSGRMQCGHCGHKLIKHPTKGVNYWRCAPSFVGACERKSIRENLIFEMMLKAIQNKYDLDEPKVLQEIIKRVNQNDHFEFHRLKFLTEIEIARKEDVLTAVEIEQMEKAYLTFEEKITKVEDDRKYRVEAINWLKEIHCRSDFINGASIEILRAWATEIKIYSSKDYIIRWIDGSETVMGDCSSYGKAQFIKPDIKEGSLSSTKGKRQSIPYEEIKKEEGGDDLKQKPNREVVTIKPGQGGLIMSDLQNKLEKEKSNSGAFKNISEGKKRTVAYCRVSTERNEQQISLKTQVAYYTYLILKNPDYEYAGIYADEGISGKSLNNRTELLKLIDECKAGKVDLILTKSISRFSRNVINTLSIVRMLKSLPNPVHIYFEKENINTKDQESELMLSIYGSIAQEESSNIGEAVSWGKKSYAERGIVNNSEPYYGFEKGTWNIIEKEAEVIRKIYQRTLEGQNFNQIAKELTDEGVKTPLGKRNWYLGVVRNILKNEVYKGDVLYQKYYMQDTKEGVAKLTPNKGELPQMLIENHHKGIVSREVWDKVQEIIKKRKDDYENKERRKYPKENIKNEAFVKKFYCECGALIGHSRRIEYKAEGNPEIHIWRCYAARKITFDCRSLSVREEYIELHFKKMLNYFKGSKTLKDELEKVIAKEELSDEDLRLEDEYRKEIEVLNQQLYEAVDGELNKDGQDSEKVAKLTEKIVDIQNKIKELENRKLKVNSLKADLRWLIRKTKNEITNFPGEIFTRIIESGKILTDGRIIYKLKFGVEWTIDFKYEDYKKSRAEKRAAKREAKRQEFLHGPEVRALLKYCEEQKSFLEMVDFMNSYICISKTKFRATILNSLLEDGRLKRTLPKWKQKEQRYYSVKDES
- a CDS encoding recombinase family protein; the encoded protein is MSKKTSSVRMIPAKAKKSRITDKSSKDKKRIGVYVRVSTDSAEQEKSYDLQVNYFKELVDKNPDWELVEIFADHGLSGTSTKKRVAFNRMMERCQNKEIDYIITKSISRFARNTLLALQSIRLLKSIGVGVWFQKENIDTLDGKGELFLTILSSMAQEESRSISTNTKWAISKKFQAGDIHMPTTYFLGYDTDESGNVVINDEQAEVVRRIYKEFLAGKGTPTIAKRLSKEGVPTARGNKHWTSYAVYQILNQEKYMGHCLAQKSVTIDFLTKKRVVNKDIEPQYFVKNTHPAIISEDVWNLVQQELKRRRKMRTDPDNKYRQCFSGKSVFSNKLFCAECGRPVLRRRLTSTKNKEKYRFTAWQCRVAAHKDPDFKDCNCRYVWEEELEKGFMKTLYEMKKNKNEVKEDVKKAIEQKALSKKEQARLKELENQLEALNNRASMIAEKETATNDKIYQATLEHLTYEREILETEYEQLSENNEERLFLEKQLDELLKMLDSLGNDSKFRDDIFVKTVEKGVLNNSQIVSFEFKCGISREAEATKKK